A genome region from Brooklawnia propionicigenes includes the following:
- a CDS encoding type IV secretory system conjugative DNA transfer family protein, whose protein sequence is MSGPATGRQTGSFGDELTNAAMIGLIGLFALALLLRAAGSVAAFLTGTTQPAAGPAAGVGVLFNPADPATALDADGLNAVVYWIVAAVLLTGLGAGIGWVWTRLRRHARQTETDPHRLAGIASKHEVTRTASSKALLARAANLRPSLERPTPADVGYRIGTAHGLEVWASVEDSVLLIGPPRSGKSLTVAVPFILDAPGSVVATSTRPDNLTASLRARQRIGPTAVFDPQHLAEGLPAGLRWSPIRGCEDPLTAMIRATGLASATGLNSGGVEGGGFWEGKTRSALQALLHAAAIDHRPPAELFRWTLDPTAATDAVAILTNSPDAAGGWAESLEAMIDSDPRTRDSIWQGVSLSLSALADPRVLDAVSPGEGEDFDPETFIRSRGTLYLLATGAGAGASAALVAAFVEDLVEAARRVAARSPGARLDPPLLLALDEIANLSPLPSLPTLMSEGGGTGITAMPVLQSLAQARDRWSENQANAIWDAAITKIVLGGASNSRDLQDLSALIGERDEFTDSVTLGDHGNRSNQRSVRRVPIMPPDRIRTLPFGTAVTLLRSAPPIITDLRPWPARDDGERLKSDRAEIEALLQRGANAP, encoded by the coding sequence GTGAGCGGCCCGGCCACGGGACGGCAGACCGGCTCGTTCGGTGACGAGCTGACCAACGCCGCCATGATCGGCCTGATCGGGCTGTTCGCGCTCGCGCTGCTGCTGCGCGCCGCAGGTTCGGTGGCCGCGTTCCTCACCGGCACGACCCAACCCGCCGCAGGCCCCGCCGCCGGGGTCGGGGTGCTGTTCAACCCGGCCGATCCCGCGACCGCGCTGGACGCCGACGGGTTGAACGCCGTCGTCTACTGGATCGTCGCGGCCGTCCTGCTGACGGGACTCGGTGCTGGGATCGGATGGGTGTGGACGCGGCTGCGCCGCCACGCACGCCAGACCGAGACCGACCCGCACCGGCTCGCCGGGATCGCCAGCAAGCACGAGGTCACCCGCACGGCCTCGTCCAAGGCGCTGCTGGCACGAGCTGCGAACCTGCGCCCGTCGCTGGAGCGTCCGACACCGGCCGATGTGGGCTACCGGATCGGCACCGCGCACGGCCTGGAGGTCTGGGCCAGCGTCGAGGACTCCGTGCTCCTGATCGGGCCACCGAGAAGCGGCAAGTCACTGACCGTCGCTGTCCCGTTCATACTGGACGCGCCCGGCTCGGTGGTCGCGACCTCCACCCGGCCCGACAATCTCACCGCGAGTCTGCGCGCCCGGCAGCGCATCGGCCCCACGGCGGTGTTCGACCCGCAACACCTCGCGGAGGGCCTGCCTGCCGGGTTGCGGTGGTCACCGATCAGAGGCTGCGAAGACCCGCTCACGGCGATGATCCGCGCCACCGGGCTCGCCTCCGCGACCGGCCTGAACTCTGGGGGCGTCGAGGGCGGCGGGTTCTGGGAGGGCAAGACCCGCTCGGCGTTGCAGGCGCTGCTGCACGCGGCGGCGATCGACCACCGGCCCCCGGCCGAGTTGTTCCGGTGGACGCTCGACCCGACCGCCGCCACCGACGCGGTGGCGATCCTCACCAACAGCCCCGACGCCGCCGGCGGGTGGGCCGAGTCCCTGGAGGCGATGATCGACTCCGACCCCCGCACCCGCGATTCCATCTGGCAGGGCGTCTCCCTGTCGCTGTCCGCCTTGGCCGACCCGCGCGTGCTCGATGCCGTCTCACCGGGAGAGGGCGAGGACTTCGACCCCGAGACGTTCATCCGCTCGCGGGGCACCCTCTACCTGCTCGCCACCGGCGCCGGAGCCGGGGCCAGTGCCGCGCTCGTGGCGGCGTTCGTGGAAGACCTCGTGGAAGCCGCTCGCCGCGTCGCCGCCCGCTCGCCGGGGGCGCGCCTCGACCCGCCCCTGTTGCTCGCGCTCGATGAGATCGCCAACCTGAGCCCGCTGCCGTCGTTGCCGACGCTCATGTCCGAGGGCGGCGGCACGGGAATCACGGCGATGCCCGTCCTCCAATCCCTGGCGCAGGCGCGGGATCGCTGGTCGGAGAACCAGGCGAACGCGATCTGGGATGCGGCGATCACCAAGATCGTCCTCGGCGGGGCGTCCAACTCCCGCGACCTGCAAGACCTCAGTGCCCTGATCGGGGAGCGTGATGAGTTCACCGACAGTGTGACCTTGGGCGACCACGGCAACCGCTCGAACCAGCGCTCCGTGCGGCGGGTGCCGATCATGCCGCCTGACAGAATCCGCACCCTCCCGTTCGGCACCGCCGTCACGCTGCTGCGTTCGGCACCGCCGATCATCACCGATCTGCGGCCCTGGCCTGCCCGAGACGATGGCGAGCGGTTGAAGTCGGATCGGGCCGAGATCGAGGCGCTGCTGCAACGAGGCGCGAATGCCCCGTGA
- a CDS encoding SCO6880 family protein, whose amino-acid sequence MPSSETTTVERGGGELVPVKFSRLTRRGILLGLSLSQLITLGIGGVSLVAAFYGGGGVLFLMSAPIWVIAAALTWIPVAGRPMVEWLPVAFWWLWRSTGGQLAYRRRIVRPRPAGTLALPGDMARLREYTDPETGAGMIHDPTAATLTVVTEVTHPAFVLLDPGEQERRVTAWGRVLATVCRSGRIATLQVLERTLPDSGQGLAEWWAAHGTADDSWAATTYQELIDRAGPAGERHATTISLSLDMKAAARQVRTAGGGIRGAAAVLRQEMSTLTAALRSADLTPGGWLGTGQIAVILRSAYDPAIAATLERHGDLGHDLATAGPVAITESWGHLRSDSAFHAVLWISEWPRSMVHPGFLSPVLLSSGILRAFSLICTPLRTDQAARDIRRKKTEYISDAAQRARIGQIEDAGQTAEYHDVLQQEADLTAGHGVLRYTGLISVSSDTLPELEAAVAAIEQAAIQASCETRKLVGQQAVAFTASALPLCRRG is encoded by the coding sequence ATGCCCAGTAGCGAGACAACAACGGTGGAGCGTGGCGGCGGCGAGCTGGTGCCGGTGAAGTTCTCCCGGCTCACCCGCAGGGGCATCCTGCTCGGCCTGTCGCTGTCGCAACTGATCACCCTCGGGATCGGCGGGGTGAGCCTGGTGGCCGCGTTCTACGGCGGCGGGGGCGTGCTGTTCCTTATGTCCGCGCCGATCTGGGTGATCGCGGCGGCGCTGACCTGGATACCCGTCGCGGGGCGTCCGATGGTCGAGTGGCTGCCGGTCGCGTTCTGGTGGCTGTGGCGCTCCACCGGGGGCCAGCTGGCGTACCGGCGGCGGATCGTCAGGCCCCGGCCTGCCGGGACGCTCGCGCTGCCCGGCGACATGGCGAGGCTGCGCGAGTACACCGACCCCGAGACTGGGGCCGGGATGATCCACGACCCGACCGCCGCGACGCTGACGGTGGTGACCGAGGTGACGCACCCGGCGTTCGTGCTGCTCGACCCCGGCGAGCAGGAGCGCCGGGTCACCGCCTGGGGGCGGGTGCTGGCGACCGTGTGCCGGTCTGGGCGGATCGCGACCTTGCAGGTGCTGGAGCGGACGCTGCCGGATTCCGGGCAGGGCTTGGCGGAATGGTGGGCCGCGCACGGCACCGCCGACGACTCGTGGGCGGCGACGACCTATCAGGAGTTGATCGACCGGGCCGGGCCTGCCGGGGAGCGGCACGCGACGACGATCAGCCTGAGCCTGGACATGAAAGCCGCCGCCCGGCAGGTCCGCACCGCTGGCGGCGGCATCCGGGGCGCTGCCGCCGTGCTGCGGCAGGAGATGAGCACGCTGACGGCCGCGTTGCGCTCGGCCGACCTGACGCCGGGCGGCTGGCTGGGCACGGGGCAGATCGCGGTGATCCTGCGCAGCGCGTATGACCCGGCCATCGCCGCCACGTTGGAGCGCCACGGCGACCTCGGCCACGACCTCGCCACGGCCGGGCCGGTCGCGATCACCGAGTCGTGGGGGCATCTGCGCAGCGATTCGGCGTTCCACGCGGTGCTGTGGATCAGCGAGTGGCCGCGCTCGATGGTGCATCCCGGCTTCCTGTCCCCGGTGCTGCTCTCCAGCGGCATCCTCCGGGCGTTCTCGCTGATCTGCACGCCGCTGCGCACCGATCAGGCGGCCCGCGATATCCGCCGCAAAAAGACCGAGTACATCTCCGACGCCGCGCAGCGGGCGCGGATCGGGCAGATCGAGGACGCCGGCCAGACCGCCGAGTACCACGACGTGCTCCAGCAGGAGGCCGACCTGACCGCCGGGCACGGGGTGCTGCGCTACACGGGCCTGATCTCGGTCTCGTCCGACACGCTGCCCGAGCTGGAAGCGGCGGTCGCGGCGATCGAGCAGGCCGCCATCCAAGCCTCGTGCGAGACGCGGAAGTTGGTCGGCCAGCAGGCCGTCGCGTTCACGGCGTCCGCCCTGCCGCTGTGCCGCCGCGGCTGA
- a CDS encoding ATP-binding protein, with protein MNSGDGEKLHASVLVAPARERRRYRKQRREAAARLHREQQQRKMAEAKARAEAEKAEQRARQYLPAAGEPGPAMLRTPGRFHLPRHQDTSATLAGGYPFVAEGGLGSSGVFVGQDLYSGGSFVYDPWVLYANGIITAPNLVLAGIVGSGKSSLMKSLYTRSLPFGRRVYVPGDPKGEHTPIAEAVGGRAIALGHGMATRLNPLDEGYRPTGFTDAEWQSTVAARRRDLIGALAEVVLARPLTPLEHTSIDVALTATVREHPVPILPMVVERILAPAEDVDGRLAEDGRIVGHALRRLVAGDLAGLFDGPSTVRFDPTLPMISLDLSRVTENSTLISALMTCCSAWMESALLDPSGGQRWVIYDEAWRLMSQPSLLRRMDAHWRLARHYGIANALIFHKLTDLENVGDAGSAMRSLANSLLANAETRVIYRQESDQLGVTAKTLGLTTTERKLLPSLGVGQGLWKIKERSFVVQAQLHPDELDLFDTSSRAAART; from the coding sequence ATGAACAGCGGCGACGGGGAGAAGCTGCACGCCTCGGTGCTGGTCGCCCCGGCCCGTGAGCGCCGCCGCTACCGCAAGCAGCGCCGCGAGGCGGCAGCCCGGCTGCACCGTGAGCAGCAGCAGCGGAAGATGGCTGAGGCGAAAGCCCGCGCCGAGGCGGAGAAGGCCGAACAGCGCGCCCGGCAGTACTTGCCCGCCGCCGGGGAGCCCGGCCCGGCGATGCTGCGCACGCCCGGCCGCTTCCATCTGCCCCGCCACCAAGACACCTCCGCCACGCTCGCCGGGGGCTACCCGTTCGTCGCCGAGGGCGGGCTCGGCTCCAGCGGCGTGTTCGTCGGGCAAGACCTCTACAGCGGCGGCAGCTTCGTCTACGACCCGTGGGTGCTCTACGCCAACGGCATCATCACCGCCCCGAATCTCGTGCTCGCAGGCATCGTCGGCAGCGGGAAATCGTCGCTGATGAAGTCCCTCTACACCCGCAGTCTCCCGTTCGGGCGGCGCGTGTACGTGCCGGGCGACCCGAAAGGCGAACATACGCCGATCGCGGAGGCGGTCGGGGGCCGGGCGATTGCGCTCGGTCACGGCATGGCCACCCGGCTCAACCCGCTCGATGAGGGCTACCGGCCCACGGGCTTCACTGACGCCGAGTGGCAGAGCACGGTCGCGGCGCGTCGCCGCGACCTCATCGGCGCGCTGGCCGAGGTCGTGCTCGCCCGCCCGCTCACCCCACTGGAGCACACGAGCATCGACGTGGCGCTGACGGCGACGGTGCGGGAGCACCCGGTGCCGATCCTGCCGATGGTCGTCGAGCGCATCCTCGCCCCGGCCGAGGACGTCGACGGCAGACTGGCCGAGGACGGCAGGATCGTCGGGCACGCGCTGCGCAGGCTGGTGGCCGGGGATCTCGCCGGGCTGTTCGACGGCCCTTCCACGGTCAGGTTCGATCCGACCCTGCCGATGATCAGCCTCGACCTGTCGCGGGTCACCGAGAACTCCACGCTGATCAGCGCGCTGATGACGTGCTGCTCGGCCTGGATGGAATCGGCTCTCCTCGACCCGTCCGGCGGGCAACGCTGGGTGATCTACGACGAAGCCTGGAGGCTGATGTCCCAGCCGTCGCTGTTGCGCCGGATGGACGCCCACTGGCGGCTCGCCCGCCACTACGGGATCGCGAACGCCTTGATCTTCCACAAGCTGACCGACTTGGAGAACGTGGGCGACGCCGGGAGTGCGATGCGCTCGCTGGCGAACTCGCTGCTGGCCAACGCGGAAACTCGCGTGATCTACCGGCAGGAAAGCGACCAGCTCGGCGTGACCGCCAAGACCCTCGGCCTGACCACGACCGAACGCAAACTGCTGCCCTCGCTCGGTGTCGGGCAAGGGCTGTGGAAGATCAAGGAGCGCAGTTTCGTCGTGCAGGCACAGTTGCACCCCGACGAGCTCGACCTGTTCGATACGTCTTCTCGCGCCGCCGCGAGAACCTAG
- a CDS encoding helicase translates to MPASHDDLAPSGAKARFLANVAAIETARAITTEQRPATAEEQQVLARWSSWGALPDVFDDSKQGWADERDWLRELLAPEEWDAAARTTINAHYTDPLIIRQMWRALTVLGFDGGQVLEPGSGLGTLIGMAPATARMTGVELDPVTATISRALYPHAEVRGESFADTRLPEGMFDAAIGNVPFSNVTLHDPVHNPTRQSMHNHFILKSLRLVRPGGMVAVLTSQYTMDAQNPGARREMGLLADLVGAIRVPAGAHRRTAGTDVVTDLLILRRHADDTRPADDGLWETVTPISLDGQTAKINAYFDAHPEHVLGTLGIGHGMYGPALTVTGDLERLETDLADAIDQITFTARRTGMTFTAPTVEHQARRAAHVPSPPNLWDGSIVATERGFGTVAAGAVEPLPVPKSAETELRALLRLRDAATRLLEMEAATVDDTEEITTQREGLRRDYQKYLGRYGPLNRYTLRRTGRTNAAGEETHARVVPTPIRLLRSDPFGALVLALEQFDDTEQTATPAALMTRRVVAPRTEVQGVDTPADAVAVSLDRTGRIELPLIADMLGMDEDEARGALTGLVFTDPVTDELIHAPAYLSGDVRTKLDAAAERAADPAFQANVDALSEVVPEPLGVQEIAPRMGAVWISADVHAQFLNELLRTSEVRVENPLPGMWEVRGGRAGLLATSEWGTERRPAPDIAQAVMEQKTLLVYDEIEDVGGKTRRVLNPLETTAAQEKADAIQERFAEWVFEDPERARTLVAEYNKRFNSIVLRDYTGAGEYLTLPGMAENFVPRPHQRSAVARMIAEPAAGLFHEVGAGKTAEMIMGVMEMRRMGLISKPVLVIPNHMLEQFSREWLQIYPQARILAASSKDLTADKRRLFVARASASEWDGVLLTQGAFEKIPLRQETQQTYIQAQVDEMRQVLADAEGDKQMSVKRIQRRLLQLENKVKARIDSSRDAGVCFEDTGIDYVVVDEMHMYKNLATESNIQDAAIEGSNRASDLHMKLEYLRSQGRERVVTGATATPISNSVTEAFVMQKYLRPDLLEAAGIGAFDAWAATFGQTVTQMEMAPTANNTFRMKTRFAKFQNVPEMLKLWSIFADVKTAEDLQLPVPDLSEREDGRRAPATVAIQPTVELEQFIETLGARAEKVAARQVSPSEDNMLTISTDGRKAALDIRMIVPRDPSGPTKVDLAADSIHQVWERTKDNTYLDPVTGQESAVRGALQLVFSDIGTPHADRWNAYDELRAQLAARGMPAESIRYMHEAKTDVDKARLFAAARAGHVAVLMGSTEKMGVGTNVQNRAVALYHLDCPWRPSDIAQREGRILRQGNQNPEVGIVRFVTERSFDSYMWQGVERKAMFIAQLMRGRLDTREIEEIDSSALSAAEAKAISSGNPLLLEHSTVHTEVQRLRRLERAYHRNESMLAHARDRAGDDVRRASADIEALEAVLPQVTDTSGENFRIELHGRTYTSRADAAHALAAWAYDSDLKWAPRYASRDYGTIGRVSGFEITVSTSPALGGDPMVHVQLDGVPRSGFVITRGSFLDGGVGLIQRIENRASGIPSLLEQARTDHARAEAERTDAEQRIGQPFRHAPALADAEEDLARIETQLAAMQEDIDHESRPEPAPEPEREPALTVEAVRAHRPALGIRPDPQRSPATTAAFTSTDSAARDLRPRRL, encoded by the coding sequence GTGCCCGCCTCGCACGACGACCTCGCCCCGTCCGGCGCGAAGGCCCGCTTTCTCGCGAACGTCGCCGCCATCGAGACTGCCCGCGCGATCACAACAGAGCAGCGTCCGGCGACCGCCGAGGAACAGCAGGTGCTGGCCCGCTGGTCGAGTTGGGGCGCGCTGCCCGACGTTTTCGACGACAGCAAGCAGGGTTGGGCCGACGAACGCGACTGGCTGCGCGAACTGCTGGCCCCCGAGGAATGGGATGCGGCGGCACGCACCACGATCAACGCGCACTACACCGACCCGCTGATCATCCGGCAGATGTGGCGCGCCCTGACCGTGCTCGGCTTCGACGGCGGGCAGGTGCTGGAGCCCGGCTCGGGCTTGGGGACGCTTATCGGCATGGCCCCGGCGACGGCGCGCATGACCGGCGTCGAGCTCGACCCGGTGACCGCGACCATCAGCAGAGCGTTGTATCCGCACGCGGAGGTGCGGGGCGAGTCGTTCGCCGACACCCGCCTGCCCGAGGGGATGTTCGATGCGGCGATCGGGAACGTGCCGTTCTCGAACGTGACCTTGCACGACCCGGTGCATAACCCGACGCGGCAGTCGATGCACAACCACTTCATCCTCAAGTCGCTCAGGCTGGTGCGGCCGGGCGGGATGGTCGCGGTGCTGACCTCGCAGTACACGATGGACGCGCAGAACCCCGGCGCGCGCCGTGAGATGGGCTTGTTGGCTGATTTGGTGGGCGCGATCCGGGTGCCTGCCGGGGCGCACCGGCGCACAGCGGGCACCGACGTGGTGACCGATCTGCTCATCCTGCGCCGCCACGCCGACGACACGCGGCCCGCCGATGATGGTCTGTGGGAGACGGTCACCCCGATCAGCCTGGACGGGCAGACGGCGAAGATCAACGCCTACTTCGATGCCCACCCCGAGCATGTGCTCGGCACCCTGGGCATCGGGCACGGCATGTACGGCCCGGCGCTCACCGTCACGGGTGACCTGGAACGGCTGGAGACCGATCTGGCCGACGCGATCGACCAGATCACGTTCACCGCACGACGTACCGGTATGACGTTCACCGCCCCCACGGTCGAGCATCAGGCACGGCGGGCCGCGCATGTGCCGTCGCCGCCGAACCTGTGGGACGGCAGCATCGTCGCCACCGAGCGCGGGTTCGGCACCGTCGCGGCCGGGGCGGTCGAACCGCTCCCGGTGCCCAAGAGCGCCGAGACCGAGCTGCGCGCCCTGCTCAGGCTGCGGGATGCGGCGACCCGGCTGCTGGAGATGGAAGCGGCGACCGTGGATGACACCGAGGAGATCACCACCCAACGGGAGGGGCTGCGCCGCGACTACCAGAAGTATCTGGGCCGGTACGGGCCGCTGAACCGCTACACGCTGCGCCGCACCGGACGCACCAACGCCGCCGGGGAGGAGACGCACGCCAGGGTCGTGCCGACCCCGATCCGGCTGCTGCGCTCCGATCCGTTCGGGGCGCTCGTGCTCGCGCTGGAGCAGTTCGACGACACCGAGCAGACCGCGACCCCGGCGGCGCTCATGACCCGCCGGGTGGTCGCCCCGCGCACCGAGGTTCAGGGCGTGGACACTCCGGCGGATGCGGTGGCGGTGAGCCTGGATCGCACCGGGCGGATCGAGTTGCCGCTGATCGCGGACATGCTCGGCATGGACGAGGACGAAGCCAGGGGCGCGCTGACCGGGCTGGTGTTCACCGATCCGGTCACCGATGAACTCATCCACGCCCCCGCCTACCTGTCGGGGGATGTGCGCACCAAACTCGACGCCGCCGCCGAGCGCGCCGCCGACCCGGCGTTCCAGGCCAATGTTGACGCGCTCAGCGAGGTCGTGCCCGAACCGCTCGGCGTGCAGGAGATCGCGCCCCGGATGGGCGCGGTGTGGATCAGCGCCGACGTGCACGCCCAGTTCCTGAACGAGCTGCTGCGCACCAGCGAAGTCCGGGTCGAGAACCCGCTGCCGGGAATGTGGGAAGTGCGCGGCGGCCGGGCCGGGCTGCTGGCGACCAGCGAGTGGGGCACCGAGCGCCGCCCCGCCCCGGACATCGCCCAGGCGGTGATGGAGCAGAAGACGCTGCTGGTCTACGACGAGATCGAAGACGTCGGCGGCAAGACGCGCCGCGTGCTCAACCCCTTGGAGACCACCGCCGCGCAGGAGAAGGCCGACGCGATCCAGGAACGGTTCGCGGAGTGGGTGTTTGAAGACCCCGAACGCGCCCGCACGCTCGTGGCCGAGTACAACAAGCGGTTCAACTCGATCGTGCTGCGCGACTACACCGGCGCGGGCGAGTACCTGACGCTGCCGGGCATGGCGGAGAACTTCGTGCCCCGCCCGCACCAGCGCTCAGCCGTGGCCAGGATGATTGCCGAGCCCGCAGCGGGCTTGTTCCACGAGGTCGGGGCGGGCAAAACGGCCGAGATGATCATGGGCGTGATGGAGATGCGCCGCATGGGGCTGATCTCCAAGCCCGTGCTGGTGATCCCGAATCACATGCTGGAACAGTTCAGCCGGGAGTGGCTGCAAATCTACCCGCAGGCCAGGATTCTCGCCGCCTCCAGCAAAGACCTCACCGCCGACAAGCGGCGCCTGTTCGTCGCCCGCGCCTCGGCGAGTGAATGGGACGGGGTGCTGCTGACCCAGGGTGCGTTCGAGAAGATCCCGCTGCGCCAGGAGACCCAGCAGACCTACATACAGGCGCAGGTGGACGAGATGCGGCAGGTGCTCGCAGACGCCGAGGGCGACAAGCAGATGAGCGTCAAACGCATCCAGCGTCGCCTGCTGCAACTGGAGAACAAGGTCAAGGCCCGCATCGACAGCAGCCGGGACGCCGGAGTGTGCTTCGAGGACACCGGCATCGACTACGTGGTCGTGGACGAGATGCACATGTACAAGAACCTCGCCACCGAATCGAACATCCAGGACGCCGCGATCGAGGGCTCCAACCGGGCCAGCGATCTGCACATGAAACTGGAGTACTTGCGCTCCCAGGGCCGCGAGCGGGTCGTCACGGGGGCGACCGCCACCCCGATCTCGAACTCGGTGACCGAAGCGTTCGTGATGCAGAAGTACCTGCGTCCGGACTTGCTGGAAGCCGCAGGCATCGGGGCGTTCGATGCGTGGGCGGCGACGTTCGGGCAGACCGTCACGCAGATGGAGATGGCCCCGACCGCGAACAACACGTTCCGGATGAAGACCAGGTTCGCGAAGTTCCAGAACGTGCCGGAGATGCTGAAACTCTGGTCGATCTTCGCCGACGTGAAGACCGCCGAGGATCTGCAACTCCCGGTTCCTGACCTCAGTGAGCGCGAGGACGGCCGCAGAGCCCCTGCCACGGTCGCGATCCAGCCGACCGTCGAGCTGGAGCAGTTCATCGAAACCCTCGGCGCACGGGCCGAGAAGGTCGCCGCCCGCCAGGTGTCGCCCAGCGAGGACAACATGCTCACGATCAGCACCGATGGGAGAAAGGCGGCGCTGGATATCCGCATGATTGTGCCGCGTGACCCGTCCGGGCCGACCAAGGTCGATCTGGCCGCCGACAGCATCCACCAGGTGTGGGAGCGCACGAAGGACAACACCTACCTCGACCCGGTGACCGGGCAGGAGTCGGCGGTGCGGGGAGCGTTGCAGTTGGTGTTCTCCGATATCGGCACCCCGCACGCGGATCGGTGGAACGCCTACGACGAACTCCGGGCGCAGCTGGCCGCACGCGGCATGCCCGCCGAGTCGATCCGGTACATGCACGAGGCCAAGACCGACGTGGACAAGGCGCGCCTGTTCGCCGCTGCGCGTGCCGGGCACGTCGCAGTGCTGATGGGCTCGACCGAGAAGATGGGCGTCGGCACCAACGTCCAGAACCGGGCCGTCGCCCTATACCACCTGGACTGTCCGTGGCGGCCGAGCGACATTGCGCAGCGCGAGGGCAGGATTCTCAGGCAGGGCAACCAGAATCCCGAGGTCGGGATCGTCCGGTTCGTCACCGAGCGGTCGTTCGACTCCTACATGTGGCAGGGCGTCGAACGCAAAGCCATGTTCATCGCGCAACTCATGCGCGGGCGGCTCGACACCCGCGAGATCGAGGAGATCGACTCCTCCGCACTCTCAGCGGCCGAGGCCAAAGCCATCTCCAGCGGGAACCCGCTGCTGCTGGAGCACTCCACCGTGCACACCGAGGTACAGCGGCTGCGCCGCCTGGAGCGGGCCTATCACCGCAACGAGTCGATGCTCGCCCACGCCCGCGACCGCGCCGGTGACGACGTACGCCGAGCGAGCGCCGATATCGAGGCACTGGAAGCCGTGCTGCCGCAGGTCACCGACACCTCCGGTGAGAACTTCCGCATCGAACTGCACGGCCGCACCTACACCTCACGCGCCGACGCCGCCCATGCGCTCGCGGCATGGGCATACGACTCCGACCTGAAATGGGCACCCCGGTACGCCTCCCGCGACTACGGCACCATCGGGCGGGTCAGCGGGTTCGAGATCACCGTGTCCACCAGCCCGGCACTCGGCGGCGACCCGATGGTGCACGTCCAGCTCGACGGGGTGCCGCGCAGCGGGTTCGTCATCACCCGTGGGTCGTTCCTCGACGGCGGGGTCGGGCTGATCCAGCGGATCGAGAACCGCGCCTCCGGCATCCCCTCGCTGCTGGAGCAGGCCCGCACCGACCACGCCCGCGCCGAGGCCGAACGCACTGATGCCGAGCAGCGCATCGGCCAGCCGTTCCGCCACGCCCCGGCTCTCGCAGACGCCGAGGAAGACCTCGCCCGCATCGAGACCCAGTTGGCCGCGATGCAAGAGGACATCGATCACGAATCCCGGCCCGAACCAGCCCCCGAGCCTGAGCGTGAACCGGCGCTCACCGTCGAGGCGGTACGGGCGCATCGGCCCGCGCTCGGTATCCGTCCCGATCCGCAACGGAGCCCGGCAACGACGGCGGCGTTCACGTCCACCGACAGCGCAGCACGCGACCTGCGCCCACGGAGGCTGTGA
- a CDS encoding single-stranded DNA-binding protein, with protein sequence MGIKNGTIMVGHIAGDPKLTYSEETGTPRFYARVGVDHWRREDDGTFTNTGRTYHDLAQRYKGAEAAMELFKKGDDFIATGQFKKFTDRVTGEEREEFRADTLTPNPVTTRLVINREPRGGAAREAPGVNRNQAFERPEQSSQAREPATLGR encoded by the coding sequence ATGGGCATCAAGAACGGCACGATCATGGTCGGCCACATCGCCGGTGACCCAAAGCTGACATACAGCGAGGAGACCGGCACGCCGAGGTTCTACGCGCGTGTCGGCGTCGACCACTGGCGACGCGAGGACGACGGCACGTTCACCAACACGGGTCGGACGTACCACGACCTCGCGCAGCGCTACAAGGGCGCCGAGGCCGCGATGGAACTGTTCAAGAAGGGTGACGACTTCATCGCCACCGGGCAGTTCAAGAAGTTCACCGATCGCGTCACCGGCGAGGAACGAGAGGAGTTCCGGGCCGACACGCTCACTCCGAACCCGGTGACCACCCGGTTGGTCATCAACCGTGAGCCGCGCGGTGGTGCCGCCCGCGAAGCGCCAGGCGTCAACCGCAACCAGGCGTTCGAGCGTCCCGAGCAGTCGTCGCAGGCACGCGAGCCTGCGACGCTGGGCCGCTGA